The sequence AGAGGTAAATGTCATAGTGTGCGACAGCTTTACTGGCTGAAACACGTAGGAAACTTTGAAACTTTTACAGGAACTTGTTGATTCCATGGCCAGACATTGCTAAAGGATGGCAAACTAAATACACGGTGTCTTCTTTccttcatttttaactgtatatcTGTTGTTCTATCTTTTAAAAACCCAACAAACTTCTTATTTTGTGAAATATGCTTGTGCCATGTTcgtttaaaataaatacaatctatttttgatattttgttattaaatgcaattaaactTGTACATTTCAATTGTAGCTGAAGTGCCAAAATAATTTTTGGTGCCACTGTATTTCAGTCTAtgatattttcagtgtaatgaTAAGATTTATTTTATGCTACATATTTATCCTTCACACATACCATCTATGAACCAATATTGTAATACAGAAAATAGTTGAAGAGCGGGGATGGgaataaatgtggaaaaggCAAAAAGGGGGCTAAAGATCAGGGTGACGGCAAGGAGGCCCTCCAACCTGAAAGAGTTGGAGTTCATTACAAAAGATGAATGGGCAAAAATACCAGTGGAGACATGCACAAAGTTGGCCAGCAATTATAGGAAGTGCTTGATTGATGTAATTGCCAAGGGAGGCTTTTCTGCTGATTAGTGAGaagggtatgaataattttggacatgacactttttgtttaaatgtaaattaaagctgaaaaatttatttttccagGGAGACAACTGTGTCATttacaatcaaaaaaaaaaacttgctggttgaataaaagtaactttaagtaaTCAACAATACTGTTAATTTAGTGGCAAACACCTTACACTGGGTGGTGGTGTAATAAATCTGTTaagctatgtgtgtgtgtatatatatatatatatatatatatatatatatgattaccaaaaaaattttttgtgtttctgtaatggtCTTTCCACCAGTATGTGCAAACTCTTTCATCAAAATTATATCTTTAACgctaaaatacaattattttggCCGTCCGTGAATTTTcgaatttactgttttacaaaaaagcataaaacaacagtaaaacacataatttttttttgatttgagAAGCCAAATTATAGTTATTTGCTTTCAttcctgaacaaaaaaaaaaatagaagaaaacttTCAGTGGTTGTCCAGTATTCTTGATTAACTTCTTACTTCTCAGAGAATTCCAGTGTGCTGGCTCACATCTGGGCATAAAAACGTTAATTAAATTTGAAATTCGtgaaacctgttcaaaatggtGGAGCGTAGGGAActcactgagaaagagtctgaattaaagcacttcatgatgctggttGGTCTTTGAGATAAATAGGGCAAGACGTAAATCATTCTCACAGTATGGCCAAGTATTCCTTGGACTTGATTGCAGAGACTTATACTTACAAAATGCACCAAGTAAGAGGTCAAAAACGAAAActaactgaagcagatgtcagaCACCTCAATATCTGTAGTACTGTggacagaaggaagaccactgctgatcttcatgcagattaatgcttctagatcagaatctgagaaagtctccagaatgactaTAAGCAGAAGACTGAAGGAACAAGGTTTAAAGGGAAGAATCGCTGCTAAGAAGTCATTATTGAggtttgcaaatgtacaaacACACCTAAAATTTGCTAGGGAGCGCAAACACTGGATGGTAGATGACTGGAGGAAGGTACTCTGGATGGATGAGTCCAAGTTTGAACTCTTCGGTCAGCATCATTCTGTTTATGTCTgcagaaaagctggagaacgTTTTGATGCTAGATGGATTGCACCCAtagtgaaacacagtggagatTACATTATAGTATGATGTTCTATTTGTGGAAACAGCATGGGCAAACTAGTTCAAATTGATGGTATTATGAACAAGAAGGTCTACCACAACATCTCGGTGCATTGTGGAATCCTTTCTGGATTGAACCTGATTGGTCATGGGTTCATACCAAGAAGACAGTGACCCCAAGCAtacttcaaagctgtgcagagactatctgaccaagaaaaATGAATCTGGAATactggaactgatggactggccaagtcaaagtccagacttgaatcctaCTGAGCAGATCTAGGATTGattgaattcaaaaatagatCGCACcaaagtttcatccaaagcaagtctctggGAACAGCTAGAAACTATTTCGAGTGCAATAACAAAAGAGATATATCTGGGATAATTAAGCcagacaaatatttttttctgtcaaatattgtGCTTTGCTTGTgctattttctttcaaaataaataatagtcATTCCATGTCAACTCAGAGAGATTAGGGGAGGTCTGGACTATCTCAAAATCTGTCGAAGCTTTGTAGGACCAATCTTTGGCATCTGGAACTGACATCTGCCATTTTTTAAGCAGAAATTCCAACATTTTCATAATTGTTCACCCAGTGgaaattttaaatatatcatGCGCGAGATGGAAATTTAACGAGATGCCGCTTTCAGATGTTCATATCTCCTGAAGAATTGTTCCAATGCTGAGAAAGCTTTCATATGTTAGTAGAAATGGGAATTATGGCCAGCCAAAGCTGACACaggtaaaacagtttttaatttacaaatgGCCAGATGGAGATCTTGAATCATGGGTAGGCTGATGAAATTTGGGATAGTAAGAGATGAAAGTATCATCTACATGTGTGCAAAGTTTCAAAATCCTTCCATGTCTTTATGCTAAAATTTTTCATCTATTGAACCAAGTAATtcaattgtgtgtgtgtgtgtgtgtgtgtgtgtgtgtgtgtgtgtgtgtgtgtgtgtgtgtgtgtgtgtgtgtgtgtgtgtgtgtgtgtgtgtgtgtgtgtgtgtgtgtgtgtgtgcagttccAAGAAGTGACAGGAGCAGGGTGACTGTTTACCTTTCACATTAAAAGTTCTGCTTACGtcacacaatgaatgaatgaatctttGGCTCTCTCTGTTGTATCTGCATCACCATAGAGTTAAGATCCAAACATCAGAAATGACAAGACTGTgtcaaacactaaaaaaattctctttttttaatctctagtattttcatttttctcctttaagATGAGCACTTATACGAAGATTATCATGAGGATAATCAGTGTGAAACACAGAAACTCAAGGCTCCTCTTGGCTCGTCTGTGTTCCTACCGTGCAGCTTATCAACAAGTAGCCAAAACTGGGTGACATGGACCCAGGGTGGCAAGGCAGAGCTGGCAAAGCTCTCCTTTGAAGGGCGCGTCAAGTTCCTGGACCCCAGACATGGCAGAGTGAAAGCTTTTCCAAACCAGGTCTCAGAGGGAAATTTCTCCATCCGCATCGATGAGCTGAACAACTCTGACCTGGGCAGCTATCGCTGTATACAGGGAGATTACTGTCAAAAAGTGGAGTTGCTTGCTGACAGTAAGTGGATTTCTTTTTGTATGTGTTCAGGTAAAGTTTTGTTaaagttcagcagcagcaggtgcagCGACATGCTGTCTTTTCCTTTCAATGGTCACAAACCTCATCGGCCAAACACATGAGAAAGGACAAGTAACTGAGCAACTGTTTCCTGTGACAAACCACATTCACTTATCTTGCAGGTACCCTGAGCACAGAGATGTTGCTACTGATTTCCATTAGTGCTGGGGTGGCTGCGCTCATCCTGCTAAGTGTTGCTGGATATTTCTGCTGCAAGAAATGTGTCGGTGAGGACCTGCTCTGTCTGTTAGTCTCAGCCCATAGAGATGTAACTGGGAGATTCATTTAACAATTTGCTTCTGTTTCAGTGCCCTGCCACAACAAAACCCAAGACAATGCAAACAATCCTGTCAATGCAGGTATTGAGGGTAAGCAATAATTTCAACATCATGTCCATTTAGGGTAGCAGTTGATGTTGCATGACACACACTGGAGCACAGGAACATACAGTATTAGGttactggggttttttttagtaCACATTCACAGAAACTAACCTCGattgttaaattatttatcCTCATTTCTCATGCTTTAAATTCTGTGATCTTGTTAATGGATGATGTCtggatacatttttattacattaattagcctaaaataaattgtaaattaaCTAAATTCAGAGATCATTTGTCCCTACCCTGGTATAAAAACTTAttcaatgtaaatgtaaaatgatacacagatgacaaataaacaaaccacAGTCTGAATCTGGCATTGGGGAAAACTTTTGCAAGCTGACCAGATTATCACTGACAAAATCCCAGCAAAATCTCCATTTACGACTTGGGACCTATATATTGCTGTTAAGGTGATTTACAGTATGCTGtgaattggtgttatataaatcaATTTGAACTGAAGGGAACAGGTACATACAGTGCTACAGCTGTTAATTTAGCAAATGCCATTGGTGCGACTCTGTGATCATGAATCTGTTTAAGTGTGTGAAAAAACACCAGATGGAAAACTAATTAATACTAATTAacatattctgtcttttttgtttaatctgtacaaaatgtgaaaaataattagaaaataagatattttaaaactgtaaagttCTTGTCCTCTGTGTCCATTCTGTAACATGCTAAGCTAAGGctatattttttattagtaGTATATTTTTGTATCATTAGTATATTTTTATTCTAAGCTAAGgctatattttttattattagtatatttttatatcaatagtatatttttattctgaaatgtgTCCCTTCTGTTACATTAATATCTAGTGTCCATGCTATTCTGGATGATTAAGACTTCTAAAACAGAcacttttgttttctgatgGGGTCTTGATTCGTCCCACTACCAGCacatgactttttttctgaaagaaaacaaagtcaaagtcaaaaacAAAGTCTTGAATACCACTGGTTAATTCAACTTAGGACAACACTTTGGCTACAGTTGACATGTTATCTCTGCTAAGAGTTGTTGTACAGTTAAGGAATTCTCTGATTTTGTCTTTGGCCATTGCTGCTCTTGTTCTGAAGTGTTTTCTGCATCTAACTAACCACCCCCCCTGCCTCAGTGGATGTGAATTGTTATGTGATGTACCATTTCAGGAGTGTCAGTATgcacagagaatgaaaataatgaagagTAAGTGAATTTCCAATGATGCCAAGCGTGCCATTTAGGTTGTTTTATGCCATGTTCTCCAGCAGGTGCCAGTGCTCCCcctgctcctccagcagcagtaCATGGACAGCAGATTGGTAATCAttcacaataacaacacaaacacatgctcaCCTGTGTCATTTCTATACAGTGTGTgtaaactgtttgttttgttagataatgttttgcattttctcacTGTTTCCTTTACCCGCAGGACCAGACAATAACAGTCTTGTTTATGGTGGGTTCACTCCTCTTGCTTCAATCCACTCTTTCCACATTACCTATTAAATGATCTTGTTAAACGGTGTCTTGTATCCCACCTAAAACATAACAAATGGACAacacgtttttttctttttcaaacaacagaaaacgaTGATCAGTACTTTGCCAGCGCTGCCCCCGCCAGACACCACGGTGGTCACCCTGGAGCTATGCAGAATCAGCCCAGTCAAGCACCCAGTGGGATTTACCCAAACCTGAGCGAGTTTAAGATGGAAAGAGTGGAAAGTCAGAGAACAAGAATGAGATTTCACATAGGTGCTTAACTGTAATCACTATGAATACAGCAGCTTGTATTTAAAGTTGTAACAATACAAAGTAACTCAGTCGTCTCTCGTCTCCTTAGAACTCATCAACAGATTACGGCATGCAAGTCTTAGTCGACATTATTACGGTATATACGGTATATGAGcatctttgattattttgtgtcatttcaattCTGTCACGCATTTTACTCATTCCCTTTAATATACAGTTAATCAAGGTGAACTCAGGAAGCAACAAGCCATGTCGACACAGGCCGAGAATCATCACAGAGGTAGTTTGATTTCATTGAATTTGTCTCAGATTTTTCATGGGTACTACAATCATTTAACTCTGTAGGAGAATACATTGATTCTATTATTCAAGTGTTTTCCTTTACAGCAGGTGTCGGGAAGAAGAAAGCCAAAGAAGGTGAGTGCTGACTGCATCTGTCGATGATGTTATGAAGATATTATTATGTGCTCTGGACTGCTGTCTCACTTTCCCTCTGTTCCCTTGTAGACGGTGAATACAAAAACCCGATTTACAACAGGAGCACTGACCAGCTCAACCATCTGTAGAGAATCAAGGACAAAGAACATCCTCTGACAAAGACCGCTATTGACtattcattttctatttctattacttttgcttctgtatttttaaaaaagtgatatgtgttttattgtagttGTAGTATGAATTCACTGTACCTCACTGCTTTTGCTGCACATCCATGACTGCTGTTTCATAAAGTACATTAAATCAATATCTCACTTACAAATTGGCTTCATCCTAGTGGTTATTTCACAATCCAAAATGGCTTTTTCGAAGCAAACATTTTTGTCCTAGTGTCAGTAATGTAGACAGGTGTGCTGCATAAATTCATGAAAGACTGTTGACCTCCTCAATTGAGAAACTTTACAATATAACATAACGGGACATCAAAGTTTTTACATCTTGGGTTCCTTAGAAGACTTGACTTTTCATTGCAAAGGGTTTTGACTGTCTGTTCCATGCATTAGATAAATTAGGACAGTAAAGTTAATATTCTATCTTGTGCCATACTTTTACATTGCAAGCATTGTTAGTACTGTTGcctcttaaaaaaatattaaagatgaTACAGTGAGGACATGTCATCCACAATATTCCAGAATTAGCTTCTACTACAGACACAAATATGGCAGAAAAGTTGAAAGAGAGTATAACCAGTAGAAGGGGGAAAGAATGGGTGCAATAGATCAATAGACGAAGTTGCTGGGGACAAGACAAAAGtgagaatttagatttttgcaaGGGCTTTGTTATGTGCCAAAGTCAACATTTGAGAGGCAAGTGAAAGGGAAATGAGTTGATAACTGAGCAGATAAACAGATTTAACCACTTAAAAGCATAAAATGCAATAGTTCTTCAGTTAAGTTTGTTTGCTTGGTGTCCTTTTAAACCATCAGTGCTTGTTCCATTTTACTTGAACATGTCTTTAGAGGGAAGGTGGGGTTCTTGATGTGTTTGCGGGTCCAGTATACAGTGGGAACACTTTTTctttatagaaataaaacagacacacaacaaattCTAAAAAGTAATACTTGGAGTAATCTTTAGTATTTTAGGTGGTTTGATTGGTAATCTATCAAAAAAATGACCTTCACCACATGAAAGAAcgtcagcatttaaaaaaaaatattcagagtttaattcaaattcaagacatttgtgtgggttttttcacatttttatttttttgcacctaCATACTGTAGGCTCGTGGGAAAAATACCCGACTAGATACATGAAGATACAAGCAAACTCAAGAGAGGACCCAGATACGGGTTGATTTGACCACAGGATGTTCATGCTGTGAGGCGGCAGACACCACATTGAGCGTTGAGTTGCTGGGTTACTTTCACACTCCTGGTTGCCGATTAAAGTAAATgagaagcagctgctccacGTGTCACGATGAGTCTCAGCAACCAAAAATGAGGACGTGTGTTCCAGACCTTATTTTGGTGACATTTACTTCTCTGTCACTGCTTTTCCTGACATGTAAAGTCCAGTCTGCTTCAAAACAACCTAAAGTGACATTTTATAACACTTTCAGCAATGATATGTTGGTCTGCCATGAAGAGTTCATGTCTGTTTACATACCAAAAGTGGAATTTCCCGATCTTCCTTTCTCCATTTATGTCCAAGGTaagtcaaacactgtaaaaatattcataaatttGAGCTTTGAGGTGTGTGTCTTTTATTATGCTCTTGTTTGTGTCCACATTTACATGCAGATGAAAGCAGCAGATATTACCAAGCCATTGCTATAGCAAAAATGTGCCATTACTACCTTGGAGAGACTGACACCTATGCTGTCTTAACAGTGTCTTTCCATGGATGTTTCGTGAGAAGAAAAGTGAGCTGAGAAGCTTCTTTATTATGTCTgctattttatttgtaatacaGACTTGTCTAAATTCTAATCtttctttaacatttcattCAATAGAGATATACGACGAGTCTGACTGTGGTCATTGCGGCGCTTGCAGACGGGAGCAAACTTGAAATTGTCAAGTCAATACCTCTAATCTGTGAAAGGAAAATGAAAGGTTGTAATTTCACGTGTAAAGGCAAATCCTGACGTTATATTTAACAGTTCTGCTTATTAACATTTCCACATGTATTTTCCACAGAGGCAAACCAAATTTTTCTTCCACGGTTACCTGGGCAATATTTCTGCAGCAAAGATGGGTTCAACATTACAATCCCCAGGAGCACCACAATCCCACCTCTGAACCTGGATGCGGTCTGGATCCCTTCTGGccacaaccacaactgcaaaCCTCAAAAAAGATCCAATGATACTGTCACGTTCAGCTTTCCATTCACTGACTGTGGCACCCAGGCCAtggtaaatgtaaataaatcacaTGCCAGCCTTTAGATAGGTCGGGTGGTATTTTTGTGATTAAATGGAACAGGTTTGGCTTGCAGATTTCAGATGGGAATATTACGTACCAGATCAAGATTGAGGTGAAACGAAATCCCCGGAGATCTTCCATACGTCGTGACACTCCTTTCcagtaagatttaaaaaatagacaTGGATGTCTCGCCTTTTGCAGACACGGATTTCAATTTTCTTACTGATCATCTTGTGTTTTAGTCTTACTGTGCAGTGTAGCTTTGTACTGACTCGAATGACTCAACTGGGCTTCACGGTTCAACAAAAACAGTTGGAGTACCCGTCGACACTGAGGAGCAAAGGAACACTGAGGACTGAAATGAGGTTTGCCAAAGGTCAAAGCTGTCCATCATTTCAAATTttggcatttattttccattcatCAGTCTATAAATGCATCAACATTTataaatttaatatattaaacAGGATACCTTTAAAATCATTGACAGCACTGTTAAAACTGAATATGCATAAAGATCAATCACTTTTACACTGAAGGACAAACCCAAAAACTTCAAGTATGATGGTTCTTactctgttcatgtttttcttttttatttctttgcagATTCCTCTTACAGGTCCTTCCATTCCTCAGGTGACACTCCAACAGTAGTGGAACTTGGCCAGCCTGTATATGTGGAGGTGTTTGTGGTCAAACATGAGGACAGGGACTTGGTGCTGCAGCTGGAGGACTGCTGGGCGACGCCGACTGAGGACCCGCATGACCCGCAAAGATGGAAGCTGCTTGTTAAAGGGTAAAAACTCTTGAAATTCAATGGAAGATTGCGCCAAATGTTATATAATTccttaaagaagaaaaaaaaaagatctaaagTCAATTTTTGCATCCAATCAAGGTGCCCTTACACTGGTGATAGCCAAAGAACTGTTGTGCTGCCAGTCTCCAGTAATGAGCTGCCATATCCCTCCCTTCACAAATGGTTTGAGGTGAAGATGTTCGTATTTGTGTCGCCACGGACATTTAAAAACCTGGTATGTAACAGAAATATAAATTAACAGACAGTAGTTTCATtagtatgttgttttttaaagtcttgTTATCTCTCCTGTTGTACTCCAGGTGTATTTCCACtgtgatgtagagatctgtaaAAGACCAGATTGCTTACATCCCTGCAGCAATCGTAAGTGAACCT comes from Amphiprion ocellaris isolate individual 3 ecotype Okinawa chromosome 7, ASM2253959v1, whole genome shotgun sequence and encodes:
- the LOC111566100 gene encoding uncharacterized protein LOC111566100 isoform X2, with product MLTMSADRWILLLALCFTRADSNDEHLYEDYHEDNQCETQKLKAPLGSSVFLPCSLSTSSQNWVTWTQGGKAELAKLSFEGRVKFLDPRHGRVKAFPNQVSEGNFSIRIDELNNSDLGSYRCIQGDYCQKVELLADSTLSTEMLLLISISAGVAALILLSVAGYFCCKKCVVPCHNKTQDNANNPVNAGIEAGASAPPAPPAAVHGQQIGPDNNSLVYENDDQYFASAAPARHHGGHPGAMQNQPSQAPSGIYPNLSEFKMERVESQRTRMRFHIELINRLRHASLSRHYYVNQGELRKQQAMSTQAENHHRGVGKKKAKEDGEYKNPIYNRSTDQLNHL
- the LOC111566100 gene encoding uncharacterized protein LOC111566100 isoform X1 → MLTMSADRWILLLALCFTRADSNDEHLYEDYHEDNQCETQKLKAPLGSSVFLPCSLSTSSQNWVTWTQGGKAELAKLSFEGRVKFLDPRHGRVKAFPNQVSEGNFSIRIDELNNSDLGSYRCIQGDYCQKVELLADSTLSTEMLLLISISAGVAALILLSVAGYFCCKKCVVPCHNKTQDNANNPVNAGIEAGASAPPAPPAAVHGQQIGPDNNSLVYENDDQYFASAAPARHHGGHPGAMQNQPSQAPSGIYPNLSEFKMERVESQRTRMRFHIELINRLRHASLSRHYYVNQGELRKQQAMSTQAENHHRAGVGKKKAKEDGEYKNPIYNRSTDQLNHL
- the LOC111566100 gene encoding uncharacterized protein LOC111566100 isoform X3 — encoded protein: MLTMSADRWILLLALCFTRADSNDEHLYEDYHEDNQCETQKLKAPLGSSVFLPCSLSTSSQNWVTWTQGGKAELAKLSFEGRVKFLDPRHGRVKAFPNQVSEGNFSIRIDELNNSDLGSYRCIQGDYCQKVELLADSTLSTEMLLLISISAGVAALILLSVAGYFCCKKCVVPCHNKTQDNANNPVNAGIEGASAPPAPPAAVHGQQIGPDNNSLVYENDDQYFASAAPARHHGGHPGAMQNQPSQAPSGIYPNLSEFKMERVESQRTRMRFHIELINRLRHASLSRHYYVNQGELRKQQAMSTQAENHHRAGVGKKKAKEDGEYKNPIYNRSTDQLNHL
- the LOC111566099 gene encoding zona pellucida sperm-binding protein 4-like, which translates into the protein MRSSCSTCHDESQQPKMRTCVPDLILVTFTSLSLLFLTCKVQSASKQPKVTFYNTFSNDMLVCHEEFMSVYIPKVEFPDLPFSIYVQDESSRYYQAIAIAKMCHYYLGETDTYAVLTVSFHGCFVRRKRYTTSLTVVIAALADGSKLEIVKSIPLICERKMKEANQIFLPRLPGQYFCSKDGFNITIPRSTTIPPLNLDAVWIPSGHNHNCKPQKRSNDTVTFSFPFTDCGTQAMISDGNITYQIKIEVKRNPRRSSIRRDTPFHLTVQCSFVLTRMTQLGFTVQQKQLEYPSTLRSKGTLRTEMRFAKDSSYRSFHSSGDTPTVVELGQPVYVEVFVVKHEDRDLVLQLEDCWATPTEDPHDPQRWKLLVKGCPYTGDSQRTVVLPVSSNELPYPSLHKWFEVKMFVFVSPRTFKNLVYFHCDVEICKRPDCLHPCSNRKRALRVTPGPGRRTFNRVVSGGPLCFLL